cccggTGAGCCTCGCTTGCCTGTCCtggccggcagcggcagcggcagtgGTGCTGCCGGGCGGGAGCGGCACAGGTGGAGAGCGGCTTTCCAAGGAAGGGGATCGTAGTTGGCAGAGCGTGCGCCGCGCTCGGAGAGAGGTTTCGGGGAGCACAAGGCCTGGGCTCGGGAGAGGCCGCAGCGGGCGGCATCCAGGTGGGCTCTGCCCCGAAAGCCCCGGGCGCTGCGGGCCACGGGCGCCGGATCAGCCTCGTGCGAGGGAGATGGCGCAGCCGGGCACCGTTTAGGCCGGAGACCCTGCACTTGGCCGCTGCGGGAGGGCCTGTGCCGCGGGCAGGCTTGGTGCAGGGCGGTGGGGGACCTGGGCGCTGGGACGgaccccgcggggcggcgggcgggcagggccagccctggggcaggagggcccgGCTGTCGGCAGGGGTCTGGGGTCCCGCCCTGCGCCGCGGCCGCCTGAgcgggctgtgctggctgcaggggcCCTGATGGGAGCTGGCGACGTGATCGCACAGCAGCTGGTGGAGCAGCGGGGGCTGCGCAGGCACCACGGCCCCCGGACCCTGAAGATGATGGCAATCGGCTTCTGCTTTGTGGTGAGTGCCAGCGCGCGGtgggcggccgggctctgcggcgCGCGTGTGGTGGGGTGGGACGGAGGAGGGCTGTTTCGGCAGGGTGAGACCGTGGCGCCTGGGTGCGAGCCGAGCCATCCTGGTGCCGCCTCCAGCAGCGGAGCTGGGTCCCCTCGAGGAGCGGCACCCATCGGCTCCTGTGCTCTGGGGACGGCGTGTTGGGGCCAGTGCCCTGCGCTGGCGGCTTGCACAGGGGGGGCCCTGGGCGGCACCGGCACAGCCGGGGTCCCCCCGTCGCGGAGCCCTGCCCGGTGCATCAGGCGCGAAGCCCTGCAGCCACCGGCCCCTGGCTGCCCCgtgctggggcgggggctgcctgGCGGGGTGCTCTAGGAGGGCAAGGGGGGCTGCGGGCATCCCTGTGCGCCCGCCCTGCGCGGGGGGGGCTGCGCCATGGCAGCGGGGGGCCTGGCAAGGGAGCGGCACAGCccgggaggggaggcagggcaggcccTGGTCCCCGTGTcccagggccggggcagggccgtgTAGCCAGCCCCGGagacccccagccctggcagcccaTGGCCCGGGAGAGCAGGATGCTGCCCCTCACCACCCGGCTCCCGCAGGGCCCTGTCGTGGGCAGCTGGTACAAGATCCTGGATCAGCTCATCCCGGGGACCACAAAAGTCGTGGCCGTGAAGAAGATGGTCCTGGACCAGGTCAGTGCCGTGCGGGTGAGGGTGCCTGCGCGGGGCTGGTGCAGCAGGACGGGGCCGTAGGTGCAGCCGTGAGTCTGTGGGCAGGTTTCCATCCCACTCCGGGAGCCCCAGCTCGGTGCAGCGGGTGCTGAGCAGGGGATGGTGCTCAGGACCTGCTCCGTGGGGTCGCTGGTCTACAGCACGCAGCCGTGCTCGGGGGAGCCGTGGGGAGCTGTGGGGAGCCGTGGGGAGCTGTGGCGAGCCATGGGGAGCCGTGGGGATCTGTGGGGAGCCGTGGGGATCCGTGCTTTACCCTTGCCGCAGCTGTCCCGAGGCTCTAGAGAGCTGCCACCTCCCTTCTCCGAAGCAGAGCACAGGCCAGGCAGcgctgtccctgctgtccccgctgcggagggggggtcctggggatggggaccccggtgctgccctggctcctgcgcTGCTCCTGAGGCTGGGGCCAGCCCCGGTGCAGTGGATGGCTGGGGCGGACGGGGTTGCAGCAGGGCCACCCTTGGACCCTTCCAGAGGCCCCGTGGCGGTGCCTGTCCCTCTGtgtggctctgtgctggggagcgGCGGGCTGAGTAGCCCCGGGCATCAGGCAAGCTGGgcctctgccccccagcccaccgTGCGCTCCCCTCACCCCGTGCTGCGGGCCCGGCTCTGAGCACCGCCGGCTCCTCTGCATTGGGCCCCGGCTCCTCTCTTGCAGGGGGGCTTTGCACCGTGTTTCCTTGGCTGCTTCCTCGCCATCACGGGGGCGATGAACGGTCTGTCGGCAGCAGAGAACTGGTCCAAGATCCAGCAGGTACGTGCCGCTTCCCCAGGGCGGCACGGGGCCGCGGGCAGCCTTGGCGGCTCCTCCCCGTGCGCCAGCGCTGCCGGCTGCTCCCGTCTGCGGTCGTGCCtgcgcccggcgcggccccctccccgcgccgactgcgtgcccccagctctgccgtCACGCTGCCGCCCTCGTAGCCGGGCCCGCAGCTCCGTTGCGCCCCGGAGCCCCAAGCACGGAGCCGGCTCTG
The Mycteria americana isolate JAX WOST 10 ecotype Jacksonville Zoo and Gardens chromosome 3, USCA_MyAme_1.0, whole genome shotgun sequence genome window above contains:
- the MPV17 gene encoding mitochondrial inner membrane protein Mpv17, which produces MAALRRGCGRLLARRPGAAQALTAGALMGAGDVIAQQLVEQRGLRRHHGPRTLKMMAIGFCFVGPVVGSWYKILDQLIPGTTKVVAVKKMVLDQGGFAPCFLGCFLAITGAMNGLSAAENWSKIQQDYVDALLTNYCIWPPVQVANFYFVPLKHRLAVVQCVAIVWNCYLSWKANRM